A genomic region of Miscanthus floridulus cultivar M001 unplaced genomic scaffold, ASM1932011v1 fs_241_1_2, whole genome shotgun sequence contains the following coding sequences:
- the LOC136530973 gene encoding uncharacterized protein — protein MRSQLNASVSPPPSSLRRALPSATPRALRFHAFPWRFRAPPRHHGRGAGARCATNLPAPGSQGVGVLASERRPDDGDTTTVKNAEAPSTSTATASSLRFPIQGNCNMAAIVSIAFCFLHRIVSGRMQLMMNLFPWMSNGITSLPFACISDPTRKPMPLKLDLTLPPLPNFGGSFSRLYYLFNSQLDRNIAL, from the exons ATGAGGTCGCAGCTCAACGCGTCcgtctcgccgccgccgtcctcgctCCGGCGAGCTCTCCCCTCCGCCACGCCCCGCGCCCTCAG GTTCCACGCGTTCCCGTGGCGGTTCCGCGCTCCTCCTCGTCACCACGGCCGCGGTGCTGGAGCTCGCTGCGCTACCAATCTGCCCGCCCCCGGCAGCCAAG GAGTTGGAGTGCTCGCCTCGGAGAGGAGGCCCGATGATGGCGACACTACTACTGTGAAAAATGCAGAGGCGCCTAGCACTTCAACGGCCACTGCGAGTTCCTTGCGCTTTCCCATACAG GGAAACTGCAACATGGCTGCCATTGTTAGCATAGCATTCTGCTTTCTACACAGAATCGTTTCTGGTCGGAtgcagttgatgatgaatttgttcCCGTGGATGTCAAATGgcattacaagtttgccatttgcTTGCATATCTGATCCCACCAGAAAACCCATGCCTCTTAAGCTAGATTTGACTCTTCCGCCACTGCCTAATTTCGGAGGGAGTTTTTCACGATTGTACTATCTGTTCAACTCTCAGCTTGATCGGAACATTGCCTTGTAA